AAAACCCACAACTTTCGCATCTGATAACCGTACCTTAGGTTGGTAATAGGGAACCATTAGGCCATCACGGATAATATGTCGTGCCTCATTCAATTGAATGGCAATATTCTGTGCCGCGATCTGCATTTGCGGATTAAACATACGGAAACCACCACGACCGGCAGCTTTCAAATCATTTAAAGCTGTATCCGCACACTTCATTAAATTTGAAGAGTCTTTGGCATCACGCGGATAAATCGCACAACCGATACTCATGCTACCGTTAATCACACTTCCCGCATAAGTAATAGGTGCATCTAGCTGTCGACTCACATCTATAGCCACTTTTTCAAGTTCTGCTTCGGTATCAATACCATTCACGACAATTGCGAACTCATCCCCCCCCAAACGGGCAACAAAGGTATTTTCTGGCAAAATATTTTCGATACGTTTAGATAGAATACGCAGTAAATGATCACCTGCTGAGTGCCCCAGCGTATCATTGATGTGCTTGAAGTAATCCAGATCCAGTAACATCAAGCCAACCAGTTTTTCATCTTTTTTATGTCGATGTAGGGCACGTTTCAACTGGCGTTTCAAAAAACGACGATTATAAAGCCCCGTTAATTCATCTAGTTCACTAGACAGGCGGAGCTGTATTTCCGTTTGCCTCTGTGTCGTTATATCCCGTGACAAACATAAGACCTGCTCAATCTGTCCCTGATCATTTAATATAGGTGTCAGCAAATTATCCCAATATTGCCGCTCTGTGCTCTCGCCACTCATTCCACGAAAGCGAGCTGTCTTTCCTTTGAGTGCTGTTTTCAAGGCATAGGTTGCTTTAGAACGCATTTCTAAAGGCAAAAGTTCAGCCCACTTCATGCCAAATCGATGATTATTTTCTTGGATATTAAGTGCGATACAGCCTGTTTTATTGACATGTAATAATGAGCCATCTGCTTCTAATAATTTGATACAGTCAATACTATTATCCAGCATACTGGTTTGCTCATTAATACACTTCACCAGGTTTTGTTGATATTGTTTGGTTTCATGAATATCAACACTGTTAACAAACCAATAGCCTTGACCCTCAACTTCAGCGTTCAAAAACTTTGCAGACAATGAGAACCAGCGGTACGAACCTGATCGATGTTTCAGGCGGCATTCGAGTTGAAAAGGTAAGCGCGAACAAAAAGCATGCTCCCATTCATTACGGAGCAGTGAAATATCATCAGAATGAATTAAATCCACCCAATTTTGCGCAAAATGTTCTAGATTATTAAAGCCGATATATTCTTGGCTGACACTATTAAAAAAATAGGCATCACCTTGCTCTGAAAGCAACCAGACCAGACTCGGAATACTGTTATAAATGTTTTGCTGAACTTCACTCATTTGGTGGCTGGAGTGAAAAGGGAACGCGAGATTCACAGACTTCTGTTCCAAACAGAACTCTTTCGATCAAGATATTCAGTCGCAATAAAAGCCATAGAGCACCAACAACAAGAAATAAAATGAGATATAAGTCACAATATTATAGCAGAAATGCAGTCAAATTATCACCTGCTATATGACTGGCCAACCATTTTTATTTATTGTTTAATATCAAAAATTTATTAGTAAATAGTATT
The DNA window shown above is from Acinetobacter colistiniresistens and carries:
- a CDS encoding sensor domain-containing protein, which codes for MNLAFPFHSSHQMSEVQQNIYNSIPSLVWLLSEQGDAYFFNSVSQEYIGFNNLEHFAQNWVDLIHSDDISLLRNEWEHAFCSRLPFQLECRLKHRSGSYRWFSLSAKFLNAEVEGQGYWFVNSVDIHETKQYQQNLVKCINEQTSMLDNSIDCIKLLEADGSLLHVNKTGCIALNIQENNHRFGMKWAELLPLEMRSKATYALKTALKGKTARFRGMSGESTERQYWDNLLTPILNDQGQIEQVLCLSRDITTQRQTEIQLRLSSELDELTGLYNRRFLKRQLKRALHRHKKDEKLVGLMLLDLDYFKHINDTLGHSAGDHLLRILSKRIENILPENTFVARLGGDEFAIVVNGIDTEAELEKVAIDVSRQLDAPITYAGSVINGSMSIGCAIYPRDAKDSSNLMKCADTALNDLKAAGRGGFRMFNPQMQIAAQNIAIQLNEARHIIRDGLMVPYYQPKVRLSDAKVVGFEALLRWQTEDQCIHSPHKIEQAFQDYSLATKISDAIQNKVFKDIAMWIEQGLDVVPVSINAAPVEFLKDNYAERLLQRLNLYKIPHHLVEIEITEHILDDRGSDYVIRALNLLKQQGVKIALDDFGTGHSSLTRLRDYPVDCLKIDCDFIRQMNEDDAILAIVQAIIALGPKLSLDIVAEGIENIKQLELLKSSGCSIGQGYLFSAAVNVQQATAMLQHGV